One Maribacter cobaltidurans genomic window carries:
- a CDS encoding RagB/SusD family nutrient uptake outer membrane protein, translated as MKKISQFIVAVCSLGVLFSCSDQLDLQPLDRLTTDTFYKTRADFDGAIFASYSSIQDFWGTSTETLSERGEFWKISLVISDDVAADAVNSDQISRDIDAFQVRASDIPYAAAYTQIYEGIYRANIVLDRLDADNDLTDEDKTILAAEAKFLRAWFHFQAMKLFGTPPLALEIISGINEQALPNASRDDLFAAILSDFVDAEAGLPDAWDSGNTGRATSWAATSYIGKVNVWKEDWPAAITALGNVVDNGPYMLMPNYDDNFNFDTENNAESIFEIQFGGPFSDDNIWVFDDTHSEDFKASQGIARSYYWDAGGNGVPGGKNGWFAPTQDLLSAYEAGDERVPYVVYQEGDTYYTYDGGGQIELPYDPSWSSTALTSSKYQGAHNTVSGNRSPNGQSEFNNERWFRFAELKLLYAEALIEGGGDLGIAEQQINDVRNRAGLDDLEAGADLLAAMRQEKRVELAMEPHRWFDITRWGIGSQVFGSNWNDRLNVFPFPLTEIERSNGLLQQNPGY; from the coding sequence ATGAAAAAAATAAGTCAATTTATAGTTGCCGTTTGCTCTCTGGGAGTTTTGTTCTCATGTAGCGACCAATTAGATTTACAGCCCTTGGATAGGTTAACCACGGATACCTTTTATAAAACTAGGGCCGATTTTGATGGTGCCATCTTTGCATCTTACTCGTCGATACAGGATTTTTGGGGAACAAGTACAGAAACATTATCGGAGCGGGGTGAATTTTGGAAGATTTCGTTGGTGATTTCAGATGACGTTGCTGCCGATGCCGTTAATTCGGATCAAATTTCAAGGGATATCGATGCCTTTCAGGTTAGAGCTTCCGATATACCTTACGCAGCTGCTTATACACAGATTTATGAAGGCATTTACAGAGCTAACATCGTATTGGATCGTTTAGATGCAGATAATGATCTTACCGATGAAGATAAAACTATTTTGGCAGCAGAGGCAAAATTCCTTAGGGCCTGGTTTCACTTCCAAGCAATGAAATTATTTGGAACTCCTCCATTGGCCTTAGAAATTATATCAGGTATCAATGAACAGGCATTACCAAATGCTAGTAGGGATGACTTATTTGCGGCCATTCTATCTGATTTTGTAGATGCAGAAGCTGGTTTGCCAGATGCCTGGGATAGTGGTAATACGGGTAGGGCAACTTCTTGGGCTGCTACTTCTTATATTGGAAAGGTAAATGTTTGGAAAGAGGATTGGCCTGCGGCGATTACCGCACTGGGTAATGTAGTTGATAATGGACCTTACATGTTGATGCCTAATTATGATGATAATTTCAATTTTGATACAGAAAATAATGCGGAGTCCATATTTGAAATCCAATTTGGAGGTCCTTTCTCTGACGATAACATTTGGGTGTTTGATGATACCCACTCAGAAGATTTTAAGGCATCACAGGGAATCGCCAGATCTTATTATTGGGATGCTGGTGGAAACGGTGTGCCAGGTGGTAAAAATGGTTGGTTCGCACCAACTCAGGATTTATTAAGTGCATATGAAGCAGGTGATGAACGTGTTCCTTATGTTGTGTACCAGGAAGGTGACACGTACTATACTTACGATGGTGGTGGTCAAATAGAGTTACCTTACGATCCATCGTGGTCCTCAACCGCTTTGACATCTAGTAAATATCAAGGGGCGCACAATACCGTTTCTGGAAATCGGTCTCCCAATGGACAATCGGAATTCAACAATGAGCGTTGGTTCAGGTTTGCAGAGCTCAAATTATTATATGCAGAAGCACTCATTGAAGGTGGTGGAGATTTAGGTATAGCCGAGCAACAAATCAATGATGTTCGCAATAGAGCCGGATTAGATGATTTGGAAGCCGGAGCTGACCTTCTGGCTGCTATGAGACAGGAAAAAAGAGTTGAATTGGCAATGGAACCCCATAGATGGTTTGATATTACAAGATGGGGTATTGGATCCCAAGTTTTTGGCTCAAACTGGAATGATCGTTTAAACGTTTTCCCATTTCCATTGACTGAAATAGAGAGATCAAACGGTTTGTTGCAACAAAACCCAGGATACTAA